GACGCGGCGGGAGAGCCGCTTGAGCTGTTTGACCGCCGCGTCGTAATGCCCGGGGTTGGGCACATGGCGGATCTCGCCCTGGCTGTCGGCGAGGACGGCGAGGCATTTCACGCCCAGGTCCACCCCGACGGCGACGTCCTGGCGGGTCGGGGTGCGTGCGGCGCGTTCGACCTCGACCTGGAAGGAGACGAACCAGCGCCCCCGCTCAAACCTGACCGTTGCGCAGAGGATGCGGGCGGTGTCGACGGCGATACGGCGCTCAAGCTTGCGTGTGGATTCGTGGGTGCGGATCGTGCCCAGTCTGGGCAGGGTGACATGCCGACGATCGGGCTCGACGCGGATGGCGCCGGTGGTGAACCGGCACGACAACCCCGCCCGGTGCTTGGACTTGCGCCGCGGCATGCCCATCCGTCGGCCCTTGCGCTGCCCGCGCTTCGACTTCGCGTAGTTGTCGAACGCGGCGGCGGCGTTGGCCAGCCCGGTGTTGTAGGCCTCCTTGGAGTTCTCCTCCCACCAGCCAGCAAACCGCGGGTCGGTCTTCTTGACCTGGTTGAACTCCTTACGCAGGGCGATCAGCGACCACGGCCGCCACTCGGTCAACTCCGGCTCGGCCAGCCCGTAGGACGCCTCGGCGCGGCGCTGCCACCACGACGCCGACACCCAGCCCACCGCCCAGTTGTAGGCGGCGCGTGCCGCGCCGCAGTGCGAGCGCAACGCCCGCTCCTGCGCGGCGTTGGGGTCCAGGGCGAACCGGTACGCCTGCACCACGAAGCCCGGCCGTGGCCGGAACTTCTTCACCCGACATCCCCCGCGGCCTCAGCTGCCCGCAACGCGGCGTCGGCCCGGTGTCGGGCCGAGCGGCGGCCGTACAGGCGGGCACGCATCGAGGTCAGCACCTCGGTCATGTCCCGCACCGGGTCATCGCTGGCTTCCTGCGCGTCGAGGACGATCAGGCGATGCCCGGACGCGGCGAGGGCGGCCTCCAGGTGCTCCACACCGAAACGGGCCAGGCGGTCGCGGTGCTCCACCACGATCACCACCGCTTCGGGGTCAGCCAGCACGCGGGCGAGTTTGCGCCGCCGGCCGTTCAGCCCGGAGCCGACCTCGGTGACGACTTCGCCCACGGCAAGCCCGAGCTTGGTCACTCCCACAACCACACGGGCAACCTGCCGATCCAAGTCTGGATTCTGGTCCGACGAGGACACCCGGCAGTACGCCACCACCCGGCCGGTCGCGAGGGTGCCCGGCTCCTGCACCAGCCAGGTCCCGGTAGCGGTGCGCACCACTGGCACGGGCATCTTGCCGTCCCTGGCCCACCGCCACGCGGTCTGGTAGTGCACGCCGTTGCGTGCCACCCACCCGCTCAACCTCACGCGATTATTCTAAACGAAAGTTGATAGGTGCAGAGCCAGAGCGGGCTCGTCCGTGGCGTCGCGACGCCCCAGTTCGACCAGTTCCTCGGGCTGCCGTACGCGGCGCCTCCCGTACGCGAACTCCGGTTCGCCGCTCCGGCCGCGCCGGAGTCGTGGCGGGGAATCCGGTCGGCCGATCGGCAGTCCCCGGCGTGCCTGCAGTTCGAGCCGACCGGCATCCGCGAGGAGCAGGCGGTCAGCGAGGACTGCCTCTACCTGGACGTCTACCGGCCGCGCAACGTCGCGAAGAACGCCAAGCTGCCGGTCATGGTCTGGTTCCACGGCGGAGGTCACACCCAGGGCACCGGCGTCATCTACGGCGGCGGAACGATGGCCGACAAGACCGACACCATCATCGTCTCGGTCAACTACCGCCTCGGGGCGCTCGGCTTCCTGGCCCACCCCGCACTCAGCGCGGTCACGAACGGCGGCTCCGGCAACTACGGCCGGATGGACCAGCTGGCGTCTGCCCAGTGGGTCCGCGACAACATCGCCAACTTCGGCGGCGACCGGAACAACGTGACGATCTACGGTCAGTCCGCCGGTGGACAGGCCGTCTGCGACATGCTGGCCATGCCGGCGGCCAAGGGGCTGTTCCACAAGGCGATCGTGCAGAGCCAGCAGTGCCTGGCCACCCGGAACACGCTCGCGGCCGGTGAGCAGCGGGGCGTCGGATTCGCCGAGTCGGTGGGTTGCACCGATGCCGCCACCGTCGTGAACTGCCTGCGCGCGGCGTGGCCCGCGAAGCTCATCGCCAACCAGGCGAACTACCTCGGCAACTCGAAGGTGGGCGGCTCGCTGCTCCCCAAGTCGTTCCCCGACGCGCTCGCCGACGGCACCTGGAACAAGGTCCCGGTGATGACCGGCACCACGCGCTCCGAGAACCGTCTCACCGAGACCGCCCTCGCCGGAATCACCGCGCAGGGCTACGTCGACACGATCAAGCGCGAGTACGGCGACAAGGCCGACCGCGTCCTCGAGCTGTACCCGCTGAGCAAGTTCAAGAGCCCGTGGGACGCCATCACCCAGGTGCACACCGACGCCGGGCGCGCGTGCCTCACCGAGCGGGCCGCTCAGGTGATCTCGACCAAGACCCCGCTCTACCGCTACGAGTTCAACGACCCGACCTCGCCGACCCTCTACGGGTTCCGCGTCCCGGGTGAGGACGTCTCCAACGGACACAGCGGCGAGCTCGCCTACCTGTTCGACTTCACCCTCGGGGAGCGGCCCCTGACCGCGCAGCAGGAGCGGCTGTCGGACCAGATGATGCGGTACTGGGGCGCCTTCGCCCACAACGGGAACCCGAACTACCGGGGTGCCCCGGCGTGGCCGACCTACGGTGCCGAGAACGTGCTGCAGCTGCGCACCGGCGGAGCGAGCCGCGTGATCAACACCTTCTCGGCGGACCACAACTGCGGCTTCTGGCTCAGCTGACCTCGCACGGCGCGCATCGATAGCAGAACAGCGCGGGCCCGCCCCGAACGGGGGCGGGCCCGCATCACGCCGCTGGGCGGTCAGGCGAACTGTGGCACGCGAGACTCCTGGCGCGGTTCGAGCGAGATGTACGCGGACAGGGCGCGGAGGAAGTCGGGCGCGTCGAAGATCTCGCCAGCGGAAGCGACGCCGCTCGCGCTCGTCTGACTGCCGAGAATGCGATGGACCGCTTCCACCGCCAGCGGTGCGCTGATGGCGTAGATGTCCTGGCCGCTGGCGACGACGCGTCGCTGCGTGTCGCCGGAGCGCACGATGACGTCCACGGTGAACGTCTGCGCGGACCGGCCGCGCTCGTCGACCGCAGTCGGTGCGGGTGTGTCTCGCGCGGCCAGGTCCTTGGCCGCGTCGGTGGTCATGTACGTGCGCACCTCGGGGATGGACAGGTGGCTGGGGACGGTGACGACATCGGCCATCGCGAACTCACCGAGGACCGTCCGGGTGCCCATCGGAGCGGGGAAGTCCCACTCCAGAATCGGCAGGTCGCGCTCGTCGAGGTAATACTCCAGCCGGCCACCGGTGTAGCGGACACGTTGGCCATCGCGCCGTTGCCGGGAGACGGTGCCGGAGGCGAGGGTCCCGGCCGTGGGGTGCCAACTGCTCAGGCCGTACGCGACGTGCGCCTCGTCGGCCGCGACCCAATCGCCCATCGCCGTCGTGACCAGCAGATCGCCGAGTCCGCCGAAGAAGGCCATCGCCGGGACCACCGCGACGCCCGCGGCCTGAGCGCGGTCGGTGAAGTGCGTGAACGTGTCGAGGTTGGCCTCGATCTCGGCCGCCACGTCCACGTACGGGATCCCGGTCCGCAGGGCGGCCTCGATCACCGGCGCCGCGGTCGAGGCGAACGGGCCGGCGCAGTTGATGACCGCGGCCGCACCCCTCAATGCCTGGTCGAGCGAGGCCGGATCGTCTACCGACGCCACCCGGTACTCGAGCCCTGGATGCGACGTCGCCAGCGCCTGGAGCTTGCCCGCGTCGCGACCGAGGAGAAGCGGGACGTACCCGCGATCGCGCAACTCCGTCACCACGAACCGCCCGGTGTGTCCGTACGCACCGAATACCGCCACGGTCTGACCCGAACCCATCTGCGGTTCCTCCATGCTTTTCGAAAGATCGACTGAAGAGAGCCTGTCAGCAGCGCCCGGCTCGGACGAGTGTCTGGAACGCCATGCCCCGTACAATTTCGGACATGGCCACTATCGCGCTCGCCGCCACCGAGGGGATGCTGCACTTCGAGCTCGCCATGGCCTGCGAGGTCTTCGTCCGCGACCCCTCCGGCCTGGCAGACCCGTGGTACGACCT
The nucleotide sequence above comes from Micromonospora sp. NBC_00389. Encoded proteins:
- a CDS encoding IS607 family transposase is translated as MRLSGWVARNGVHYQTAWRWARDGKMPVPVVRTATGTWLVQEPGTLATGRVVAYCRVSSSDQNPDLDRQVARVVVGVTKLGLAVGEVVTEVGSGLNGRRRKLARVLADPEAVVIVVEHRDRLARFGVEHLEAALAASGHRLIVLDAQEASDDPVRDMTEVLTSMRARLYGRRSARHRADAALRAAEAAGDVG
- the tnpB gene encoding IS607 family element RNA-guided endonuclease TnpB; the encoded protein is MVQAYRFALDPNAAQERALRSHCGAARAAYNWAVGWVSASWWQRRAEASYGLAEPELTEWRPWSLIALRKEFNQVKKTDPRFAGWWEENSKEAYNTGLANAAAAFDNYAKSKRGQRKGRRMGMPRRKSKHRAGLSCRFTTGAIRVEPDRRHVTLPRLGTIRTHESTRKLERRIAVDTARILCATVRFERGRWFVSFQVEVERAARTPTRQDVAVGVDLGVKCLAVLADSQGEIRHVPNPGHYDAAVKQLKRLSRRVSRRRGPNRRTGQTPSRSWLKANAERNRLHHRVANLRGDALHKLTTKISAEYGTVVVEDLNVAGMLRNRRLARKIADAGFGEIRRQLTYKAGWNGGRIHVADRWFPSSKTCSTCGAVKAKLPLHVRTFRCDVCGLVADRDANAACNLAALAAASSTGTAVAGDRGAQAPNPRGADQKTRATRPGRKVGAGRAGGATLPTCRQTEARDRHQDAATLTLW
- a CDS encoding saccharopine dehydrogenase family protein, whose product is MGSGQTVAVFGAYGHTGRFVVTELRDRGYVPLLLGRDAGKLQALATSHPGLEYRVASVDDPASLDQALRGAAAVINCAGPFASTAAPVIEAALRTGIPYVDVAAEIEANLDTFTHFTDRAQAAGVAVVPAMAFFGGLGDLLVTTAMGDWVAADEAHVAYGLSSWHPTAGTLASGTVSRQRRDGQRVRYTGGRLEYYLDERDLPILEWDFPAPMGTRTVLGEFAMADVVTVPSHLSIPEVRTYMTTDAAKDLAARDTPAPTAVDERGRSAQTFTVDVIVRSGDTQRRVVASGQDIYAISAPLAVEAVHRILGSQTSASGVASAGEIFDAPDFLRALSAYISLEPRQESRVPQFA
- a CDS encoding carboxylesterase/lipase family protein codes for the protein MQSQSGLVRGVATPQFDQFLGLPYAAPPVRELRFAAPAAPESWRGIRSADRQSPACLQFEPTGIREEQAVSEDCLYLDVYRPRNVAKNAKLPVMVWFHGGGHTQGTGVIYGGGTMADKTDTIIVSVNYRLGALGFLAHPALSAVTNGGSGNYGRMDQLASAQWVRDNIANFGGDRNNVTIYGQSAGGQAVCDMLAMPAAKGLFHKAIVQSQQCLATRNTLAAGEQRGVGFAESVGCTDAATVVNCLRAAWPAKLIANQANYLGNSKVGGSLLPKSFPDALADGTWNKVPVMTGTTRSENRLTETALAGITAQGYVDTIKREYGDKADRVLELYPLSKFKSPWDAITQVHTDAGRACLTERAAQVISTKTPLYRYEFNDPTSPTLYGFRVPGEDVSNGHSGELAYLFDFTLGERPLTAQQERLSDQMMRYWGAFAHNGNPNYRGAPAWPTYGAENVLQLRTGGASRVINTFSADHNCGFWLS